One stretch of Numenius arquata chromosome 8, bNumArq3.hap1.1, whole genome shotgun sequence DNA includes these proteins:
- the TCTA gene encoding T-cell leukemia translocation-altered gene protein, whose translation MAAAGAWQSPWRALVALGRELAAEWAAQDVRAALCQLLLLWLGLSLLGVRLAWRAYGGAVAALCYRTGPTARRPAGPGTGPARPRAHSLSPAGPAGRNGGAERHCPPREGSAAEPVKTHRE comes from the exons atggcggcggcgggggcttgGCAGTCGCCGTGGCGGGCGCTGGTCGCGCTGGGCCGGGAGCTGGCGGCCGAATGGGCGGCGCAGGACGTGCGGGCCGCGctgtgccagctcctgctgctctggctgggcCTCAGCCTGCTGGGCGTCCGCCTGGCCTGGCGAGCTTACGGCGGGGCGGTGGCCGCCCTCTGCTACCGGACGGGGCCCACCGCACGCCGGCCCGCCGGCCCCGGCAccgggcccgcccggccccgcgcacACTCCCTCTcccccgccggcccggccggACGCAACGGCGGCGCCGAGCGGCACTGCCCGCCCCG ggagggctcggcggcagaGCCGGTGAAGACGCACCGGGAGTGA
- the NICN1 gene encoding nicolin-1, translating to MSGAAGPGQGPGRTPLPCAPRPAAALQLGGGAEPARPGVAVIDLRFPRGAAADVQEIVFRNFYTAFLSVRVQRPGPAGPRRWVTCLRDYRLMPCPHTEEGSQDYFSLHRHQMLCDMDQVTAMRFILRQPSPVWLHFTIEELQIFPPGQKSPQKDFPSWLSQLTPPEQPASLHGELPDPEKVSTEVQQMWVLTEVIRARQAAARIGRFDVDGCYDVNLLSYT from the exons ATgtcgggagcggcggggccggggcaggggccgGGCCGGACCCCGCTgccctgcgccccccgccccgccgccgcgctccaGCTGGGCGGGGGGGCCGAGCCGGCGAGGCCCGGCGTCGCTGTCATCGACCTCCGCTTcccccgcggagccgccgccgac GTGCAGGAGATCGTCTTCAGGAACTTCTACACGGCCTTTCTGAGCGTGCGGGTgcagcgccccggccccgccggcccccgccgctgGGTGACCTGCCTCCGGGACTACCGCCTGATGCCCTGCCCGCACACCGAGGAGGGCTCCCAGGACTACTTCTCCCTCCACCGCCACCAG ATGCTGTGTGACATGGACCAGGTGACAGCGATGCGGTTCATCCTGCGGCAGCCCTCCCCGGTCTGGCTCCACTTCACCATCGAGGAGCTGCAGATTTTCCCCCCCGGACAGAAG AGCCCCCAGAAGGATTTCCCCTCCTGGCTCTCCCAGCTGACCCCTCcggagcagccagccagcctgcaCGGG GAGCTCCCCGACCCGGAGAAGGTGTCGACGGAGGTGCAGCAAATGTGGGTGCTGACGGAGGTGATCCGGGCTCGCCAGGCAGCCGCCCGCATCGGGCGCTTCGAC GTGGACGGCTGCTACGATGTCAACCTGCTCTCCTACACGTGA
- the CDHR4 gene encoding cadherin-related family member 4, with protein MGMHGRLTFLLLLLLGLCAPGTFVRATALHNLPLVVALSEDTAPGTRVAEVTVSCSNASGSPNVTLHSMEPGHPFNPIAISADPMAATRFQAEVTLRAGVELDAHRMNQYTLTLRAACPSEEEVEERLFVQVTAGQVLRCDAPFASTGGDVVRVSADVAPRTPLYVVLPQPLGGLTFRLQNQDTPLTLTHRGLLLAPAGGFNPSKDTQTFRLEIEVTDRHGHNCSGAVTVEVLPLRRPSVTFLEPQREVTVPEGTRPLEVVTQVHASGDNVRYAILAPVAPALFTIDEVTGEIRSTRRLEVAHTRLLVRAYNTLHPADHDTTTINITVQGTDRWAPSCVPAIFVSQVPETVSPGKTLVTLRCTDPTGAEDCLRYALEGPPASLSCFHMEGPQLQVNTTLDYDSEAVAAVGFQFTATIVVTAGGQPLRSTRVPVLVTVTPVNEFTPTCPSAADFTVPETAAFGSAVGRVAGTDRDYPPDSLEYSLEGGTGPTQPFSIDTRTGEIRVVGPLDSQRHKSYRLTVRLTDTRNDLDPTNRRSCLCNVFVRLQAILNQAPVCTPEVQELRITAGLGDRQPVTRLACQGSPSGAALTYAIAGGNEDGCFRLEGNTLFYLPDDLAEPRTFVLLVEVWGSPSAPRRSTMVALVVHITPRTTPVPPSSTTRHTTLQKELLVITRTEVMWHPPAWFVAVLTVSSALLLATLGCMARSLLCGNRDPGKLLVDKSSWDVVEQKGGEEEQGHPNTGSLGQFDGRAQDPRTGRDYLFNSITGARRWI; from the exons ATGGGCATGCACGGACgcctcaccttcctcctcctcctcctccttggtcTCTGTGCCCCAG GGACTTTCGTCAGAGCAACAG CCCTGCACAATTTGCCTCTTGTGGTGGCCCTGAGTGAGGACACGGCGCCAGGCACCCGCGTGGCTGAGGTGACCGTCTCCTGCAGCAACGCGAGCGGCAGTCCCAATGTCACCCTGCACAGCATGGAGCCCGGCCACCCCTTCAACCCCATTGCCATCAGCGCTGACCCCATGGCCGCCACCAGGTTTCAGGCAGAG GTGACACTGCGTGCCGGTGTGGAGCTTGATGCCCACCGGATGAACCAGTACACCCTGACCCTGCGGGCTGCCTGTCCCAGtgaggaggaggtagaagagagaCTCTTTGTCCAGGTGACAGCAGGGCAGGTGCTGCGCTGTGATGCCCCCTTTGCCAGCACAG GGGGAGACGTGGTACGAGTGTCAGCAGACGTGGCACCCCGGACACCCCTGTACGTGGTGCTACCACAGCCGCTCGGGGGGCTGACG TTCAGGCTCCAAAACCAGGACACACCACTCACGCTCACCCACCGGGGCCTGCTGCTGGCACCTGCCGGTGGCTTCAACCCCAGCAAGGACACCCAG ACATTCAGGCTGGAGATCGAGGTGACGGACCGCCATGGGCACAACTGCAGCGGGGCTGTGACGGTGGAGGTGCTGCCATTGCGCCGTCCCAGTGTCACCTTTCT CGAGCCACAGCGGGAGGTGACAGTGCCGGAGGGCACCAGACCCTTGGAGGTGGTCACGCAGGTCCATGCCAGCGGTGACAACGTCCGCTATGCCATCCTTGCTCCTGTGGCACCCGCACTCTTCACCATCGATGAGG TGACAGGTGAGATCCGCAGCACCCGCCGGCTGGAAGTGGCCCACACACGCCTCCTTGTCCGGGCTTACAACACCCTGCACCCCGCCGACCATGACACCACCACCATCAACATCACTGTGCAGGGGACGGACCGGTGGGCGCCGAGCTGTGTCCCAGCCATCTTCGT ATCCCAGGTGCCCGAGACAGTGTCCCCTGGCAAGACCTTGGTGACACTGAGGTGCACCGACCCCACCGGTGCTGAGGACTGCCTGCGCTATGCCCTTGAGGGGCCCCCCGCCTCCCTCTCCTGCTTCCACATGGAGGGGCCACAGCTGCAG GTCAACACCACCCTGGACTATGACTCGGAGGCTGTGGCCGCTGTGGGCTTCCAGTTCACGGCCACCATCGTGGTGACGGCGGGTGGGCAGCCCCTGCGGAGTA CCCGTGTGCCTGTGCTCGTGACGGTGACACCCGTCAACGAATTCACACCAACATGCCCCAGCGCTGCCGACTTCACCGTGCCAGAGACGGCAGCATTTGGCAGTGCTGTGGGGCGTGTGGCTGGCACAGACCGTGACTACCCACCGGACAGCCTCGAGTACAGCCTGGAGGGGGGCACTGGCCCTACACAGCCCTTCTCCATCGACACACGCACTG GCGAGATCCGGGTGGTGGGACCCCTCGACTCCCAGCGGCACAAGAGCTACAGGCTGACAGTGCGGCTGACGGACACCCGCAACGACCTGGACCCGACAAACCGGCGGAGCTGCCTGTGCAACGTGTTTGTGCGCCTGCAG GCCATACTGAACCAGGCACCGGTGTGCACCCCCGAGGTGCAGGAGCTTCGGATCACAGCCGGATTGGGTGACCGCCAGCCCGTCACCCGCCTGGCATGCCAGGGCAGCCCCAGTGGCGCAGCACTGACATACGCCATCGCTGGAG GCAACGAGGATGGGTGCTTTCGGCTGGAGGGGAACACCCTCTTCTACCTCCCCGATGACCTAGCTGAGCCCCGCACCtttgtgctgctggtggaggtgtggggcagccccagtgCCCCCCGCCGCAGCACCATGGTGGCACTGGTGGTGCACATCACCCCCCGGACCACCCCGGTGCCACCCAGCAGCACCACCCGGCACACG ACGctgcagaaggagctgctggTCATTACACGCACGGAGGTGATGTGGCACCCGCCAGCCTGGTTCGTGGCTGTGCTGACTGTCTCCAGTGCCCTGCTGCtggccaccctgggctgcatggcCCGGAGCCTGCTGTGCGG CAACCGAGACCCTGGCAAGCTGCTCGTGGACAAGAG CTCCTGGGATGTGGTGGAGCAGAAGGGTGGTGAAGAGGAGCAGGGCCACCCCAACACCGGCAGCCTG GGGCAGTTTGATGGCCGTGCCCAGGACCCAC GCACCGGCAGGGACTATCTCTTCAACAGCATAACTGGGGCACGGCGCTGGATCTGA
- the AMT gene encoding aminomethyltransferase, mitochondrial encodes MLRACCRAALPRRTPGSAPLSGSGGSGEGGALKRTPLDALHRSRGGRMVAFAGWSLPLHYGQGHLQSHLHTRRHCSLFDVSHMLQTRVYGRDRVRFMESLVVGDIGELKPGQGTLTLLTNERGGIVDDLIVTNTSEDHLYVVSNAGCADKDLTVMRDRAAELQAAGSDVHLEVSDNALLALQGPSMARVLQAGLSDDLAKLSFMNSITTTIFGVPGCRVTRCGYTGEDGVEISVPVGQAVELAERLLGVPEVWPAGLAARDSLRLEAGLCLYGNDIDETTTPAEAGLMWTLGKRRRAAMDFPGAAVIMAQVKEKPKRRRVGLTSVGPPIRPHTAILGPEGTPVGTVTSGCPSPSLGKNIAMGYVEAAHSRAGTTLTVEVRKKQHPALVTKMPFVPTHYYMAK; translated from the exons atgcTGCGGGCCTGCTGCCGCGCCGCTCTGCCCCGCCGGACCCCGGGCTCCGCGCCGCTGAGCGGGAGCGGGGGGTCCGGGGAAGGGGGGGCGCTGAAGCGGACGCCGCTGGACGCCCTGCACCGGTCCCGCGGCGGGAGGATGGTGGCGTTCGCCGGCTGGAGCTTGCCGCTGCACTACGGCCAGGGCCACCTCCAGTCCCACCTGCACACCCGCCGCCACTGCTCCCTCTTCGACGTCTCCCACATGCTGCAG ACCCGGGTGTACGGCCGGGACCGCGTCAGGTTCATGGAGAGCCTGGTGGTGGGGGACATCGGGGAGCTGAAGCCGGGACAG GGCACCCTGACGCTGCTCACCAACGAGAGGGGCGGCATCGTGGATGACCTCATCGTCACCAACACGTCAGAAGATCACCTCTACGTGGTGTCCAACGCTGGCTGTGCAGACAAGGACTTGACCGTCATGAGG GACAGAGCGGCGGAGCTGCAGGCTGCCGGCAGTGACGTCCACCTGGAGGTGTCAGACAACGCGCTGCTGGCTCTGCAAG GTCCCTCCATGGCAcgggtgctgcaggcagggctgtcgGATGACCTGGCCAAGCTGTCCTTCATGAACAGCATCACCACGACCATCTTTGGCGTGCCGGGCTGCCGGGTCACGCGCTGCGGCTACACCGGCGAGGACGGCGTAGAG ATCTCGGTGCCTGTGGGGCAGGCGGTGGAGCTGGCTGAGCGGCTGCTGGGTGTCCCcgaggtgtggccagcagggctggcGGCCAGGGACAGCCTGCGCCTGGAGGCCGGGCTCTGCCTCTACGGCAATGACATCGACGAGACCACCACGCCTGCCGAGGCCGGGCTGATGTGGACCTTGG GAAAGCGCCGGCGTGCGGCCATGGACTTCCCCGGCGCGGCTGTCATCATGGCACAAGTGAAAGAGAAGCCGAAGCGGAGGCGTGTGGGGCTAACGTCAGTGGGACCCCCCATCCGGCCCCACACGGCCATCCTGGGCCCTGAGGGCACACCTGTGG GCACGGTGACCAGCGGCTGCCCCTCGCCTTCCCTGGGCAAGAACATCGCCATGGGCTACGTGGAGGCGGCGCACAGCCGGGCCGGCACCACGCTCACCGTGGAGGTGCGGAAGAAGCAGCACCCAGCCCTCGTCACCAAGATGCCCTTTGTGCCCACCCACTACTACATGGCCAAGTGA
- the INKA1 gene encoding PAK4-inhibitor INKA1 — protein sequence MDSGRPDQLGADRRCRREAGVALRAHMHCPRQAPHHPAGAPAPRPPRPGSAADSACSLEPGGEEEEGGGPAARSPPASERSLEFDSGYSEASGGTWREEEVPVRRRHPPPCQRAHRLSAGPAAPPPAPTRRVRPKSTSDACLEQWRVLEPADAQDWTVALLSQSRNRQPLVLGDNCFADLVENWMDLPEVGTETRRRNPAEPSRRLAKPPAFLLSLSGNVRRKLANMARPRGADGARPAGREATKRFSCPLGLGGQPKGACFHQSHSNIAQLATDFHRFTALMNSRSRQPIICNDVIGYI from the exons atgGACAGCGGCCGCCCGGACCAGCTCGGCGCCGACCGG CGGTGCcggcgggaggcgggggtggCACTGCGGGCACACATGCACTGCCCACGGCAGGCGCCCCACCACCCTGCAGGGGcaccggccccccggcccccacgCCCCGGCTCGGCGGCGGACTCAGCCTGCAGCCTGGAGCCgggaggtgaggaggaagaagggggaggcCCAGCTGCCCGCTCCCCCCCAGCCAGCGAGCGCAGCCTGGAGTTTGACTCAGGGTATTCAGAGGCATCGGGGGGCACGTggcgggaggaggaggtgccCGTGCGACGCCGGCACCCACCCCCCTGCCAACGGGCGCACCGGCTCtccgccggccccgctgccccgccgcccgcccccaccCGCCGTGTCCGCCCCAAATCCACCTCGGACGCCTGCCTGGAGCAGTGGCGGGTGTTGGAGCCGGCCGACGCGCAGGACTGGACCGTGGCACTGCTGTCACAGAGCCGGAACCGGCAGCCCCTGGTGCTGGGTGACAACTGCTTTGCCGACCTGGTGGAGAACTGGATGGATCTGCCCGAGGTGGGCACCGAAACCCGGCGCCGAAACCCCGCCGAGCCCTCCCGCCGGCTGGCCAAGCCCCCCGCCTTCCTGCTCAGCCTCTCGGGCAACGTACGCCGAAAGCTGGCCAACatggcccggccccggggggctgATGGTGCCCGGCCAGCAGGCCGTGAAGCCACCAAGCGTTTCTCCTgcccgctggggctgggggggcagcccAAGGGTGCCTGCTTCCACCAGTCCCACAGCAACATCGCCCAGTTGGCCACGGACTTCCACCGCTTCACTGCCCTCATGAACAGCCGCAGCCGCCAGCCCATCATCTGCAACGACGTTATCGGCTACATTTAG
- the UBA7 gene encoding ubiquitin-like modifier-activating enzyme 7: protein MAGSEERLYSRQLYVLGGGARRLAGARVLVSGLRGTGAQVAAALVLAGTGRVVLHDRGTASGGSLVQFLLGENDVGQNRAEASQRVLAELNPHTVVAAHTGELSEAFLASFQVVVLTESSLEEQLRIGDFCHDRGICFIVADTKGLAGQLFCDFGKHFVVEEPAEGDPVCAIVQDISQGNPGVVTYMGTEDSYGHLFSDGDLVTFSGVEGMTELNDQEPICVRALGAFKLEICDTSSFSPYRCGGLVSQVRLPQEHSYEPMSRSLVDPKIHVVNPKELPRSRSLHAAFQALHAFRRERSHLPRPRAPVDAERVLELARSLGAQQGPLDEDVVRAFASVSAGDLCPMAAITGAMAAQEVLKAITRKFLPLDQWLYFDALECLALEGAERLTEEDCAPRGSRYDGQIAVFGAAFQEQLGRQKYFVVGAGAIGCELLKNFAMMGLAAGPGGDITVTDMDSIALSNLHRQLLYRTADISKPKSVVAAAAVRHMNPDIRVTAHQNQVGPATELLYGDNFFRSLDGVASALDTLEARAYLESRCLHYLTPLLDSGTEGPWGNVLPVVPSLTDLLRPGATPGDGTFPLCTLRYFPHTIQHTLQWARDEFVGLFQLPAEHVNRFMDTAWFCRDPAFPEQLPAGKALEVLEQVRGSLQERPRDWQDCLHWARRHWQSRYHDAIAQLLHNFPPEHETSPGVPFWSGDKSCPHPLTFDPDNDTHLDYVLAAAHLFAQAHKVPPCSDRVAAQAILRSMVLPPFVPQDGLQIPLEEEQEEVQVPVDNRQLAELTQDLVQWRQELVGGEVAQVPLMDPIYFEKDDDIHVNFITAASNLRAENYGIPRTDWMTSKRIAGRILPAIITTTAAVAGLACLEVYKLVWGCRDLSCYRNSNLWLSDCRLLRMQPLPPRTYQYGGREWSCWDRLEMRADGQEMTVQEVLDWLQKTHGWTVTKLLHGYTMLYDREEDEETRTWQLAQRLLENLEDTGEPRRRELELSYVCEGEDAEAEDARPPLLCSLP from the exons ATGGCGGGCAGCGAGGAGAGGCTGTACTCCCGGCAGCT GTACGTGCTGGGCGGCGGGGCACGGCGGCTGGCCGGGGCGCGGGTGCTGGTGTCCGGGCTGCGCGGGACGGGAGCGCAGGTGGCGGCGGCGCTGGTGTTGGCGGGAACCGGGCGTGTCGTCCTGCACGATCGTGGCACCGCCT CTGGGGGATCCCTGGTGCAG TTCCTCCTGGGGGAGAACGACGTGGGCCAGAACCGTGCCGAGGCATCCCAGCGGGTCCTGGCCGAGCTGAACCCCCACACGGTGGTGGCAGCTCACACCGGGGAGCTGTCGGAGGCCTTCCTCGCCTCCTTCCAG GTGGTGGTGTTGACTGAGTCCTCGCTGGAGGAGCAGCTCCGCATTGGGGACTTCTGCCATGACCGGGGCATCTGCTTCATTGTGGCTGACACCAAAGGACTGGCAGG GCAGCTGTTCTGTGACTTTGGGAAGCACTTCGTTGTTGAGGAACCGGCAGAAGGGGACCCGGTGTGTGCCATCGTGCAGGACATCTCCCAG gGCAACCCGGGTGTGGTGACATACATGGGGACAGAAGACAGCTATGGCCACCTCTTCTCTGATGGTGACCTGGTGACATTTTCTGGTGTGGAGGGGATGACGGAGCTGAACGACCAGGAGCCCATCTGCGTCCGTGCATTGG GTGCCTTCAAACTGGAGATCTGCGACACCAGCTCCTTCTCGCCCTACCGCTGCGGGGGCCTGGTCTCGCAAGTGCGGCTGCCCCAGGAGCACTCCTAC GAGCCCATGTCCCGGTCACTGGTAGATCCTAAGATCCATGTGGTGAATCCCAAGGAGCTGCCACGCAGCCGCAGCCTGCACGCCGCTTTCCAGGCCCTGCACGCTTTCCGGAGGGAGCGTAGCCACCTGCCCCGGCCCAGGGCACCA GTGGATGCCGAGCGAGTGCTGGAGCTGGCGCGGAGCcttggggcacagcagggtcccctGGATGAGGATGTCGTGCGAGCCTTCGCCAGCGTGAGCGCGGGGGACCTGTGCCCCATGGCTGCCATCACCGGGGCCATGGCGGCCCAGGAGGTGCTGAAG GCCATCACCAGGAAGTTCTTGCCCCTGGACCAGTGGTTGTACTTCGATGCCCTGGAGTGCCTGGCACTGGAGGGGGCCGAGCGGCTGACGGAGGAGGACTGTGCCCCG AGGGGCTCTCGCTACGACGGGCAGATCGCCGTCTTTGGggctgccttccaggagcagctggGCCGCCAGAAGTACTTTGTG GTGGGAGCCGGCGCCATCGGCTGCGAGCTGCTGAAAAACTTTGCCATgatggggctggcggcggggccgggtggGGACATCACTGTCACCGATATGGACTCCATTGCCCTCTCCAACCTCCATCGGCAGCTCCTCTACCGCACGGCGGATATATCG AAGCCAAAGTCGGTGGTGGCCGCAGCAGCCGTGCGGCACATGAACCCCGATATCAGGGTGACGGCTCACCAGAACCAGGTGGGACCTGCCACCGAGCTGCTCTACGGGGACAACTTCTTCCGGAGCTTGGATGGCGTCGCCAGCGCCCTGGACACACTGGAGGCCC gtgcctactTGGAGAGCCGCTGCCTCCACTACCTCACGCCGCTGCTGGACTCGGGCACGGAGGGGCCATGGGGGAACGTGCTGCCCGTGGTGCCCTCCCTGACCGATCTGCTGCGGCCAGGGGCAACCCCCGGGGATGGCACCTTCCCCCTCTGCACCCTGCGGTACTTCCCCCACACCATCCAGCACACGCTGCAG TGGGCCCGCGATGAGTTTGTGGGACTCTTCCAGCTGCCCGCGGAGCATGTCAACCGGTTCATGGA cactgcctggTTTTGCAGAGATCCGGCTTTCCCAGAGCAGCTGCCGGCAGGGAAGGCTCTGGAGGTCCTGGAGCAAGTGCGGGGGAGCCTGCAGGAGCGGCCGCGGGACTGGCAGGACTGCCTGCACTGGGCACGACGGCACTGGCAGAGCCGCTACCATGACGCCATCGCCCAGCTGCTGCACAACTTCCCCCCGGAGCAC GAAACCAGCCCGGGTGTCCCCTTCTGGTCAGGGGACAAGAGCTGTCCCCATCCACTGACGTTCGACCCTGATAAT GACACCCACCTGGACTACGTCCTGGCTGCTGCCCACCTCTTTGCCCAAGCGCACAAGGTGCCACCGTGCAGTGACCGCGTGGCCGCCCAGGCCATCCTCCGCAGCATGGTCCTGCCACCCTTTGTGCCCCAGGACGGGCTCCAGATCCCCCTcgaagaggagcaggaggaggtgcaGGTGCCTGTGG ACAACAGGCAGCTGGCAGAGCTCACCCAGGACCTGGTGCAGTGGAGACAGGAGCTGGTTGGGGGTGAGGTGGCACAAGTGCCCCTGATGGATCCCATCTACTTCGAGAAG GACGATGACATCCACGTGAACTTCATCACAGCAGCATCCAACCTGCGGGCAGAGAACTACGGCATCCCCCGCACCGACTGGATGACG AGCAAGCGGATCGCCGGGCGGATCCTGCCCGCCATCATCACCACCACGGCGGCCGTGGCCGGGCTGGCGTGCCTGGAGGTTTACAAGCTGGTGTGGGGGTGCCGGGACCTCAGCTGCTACCGCAACAGCAACCTCTGGCTGTCCGACTGCCGGCTGCTCCGCATGCAGCCCCTGCCGCCCCGCACCTACCAG TATGGTGGGCGCGagtggagctgctgggaccgtctgGAGATGCGGGCAGATGGGCAGGAGATGACGGTGCAGGAGGTGCTGGACTGGCTGCAG AAGACACACGGCTGGACTGTGACTAAGCTCCTGCATGGCTACACCATGCTCTACgacagggaggaggatgaggagacaCGGACCTGGCAGCTGGCACAGAG GTTATTGGAGAATTTGGAGGATACTGGGGAGCCAAGGCGGCGGGAGCTGGAGCTGAGCTACGTGTGCGAGGGAGAGGATGCTGAGGCTGAAGATGCCCGtccccccctcctctgctccctcccctga